Below is a window of Halobacteriovorax sp. GB3 DNA.
CGATTGGATGCTATCTAGCAGCTGAGAATGTTTCTCAACTATTTTATGATAGAGAGGCAATTTATTTAGAAAGGGCCCTTTATTTCTGTTTAAGTGGGATCTCTGGTGTTTTGGCTTATGCGTTAATTCTAGGGGTTCTAGGAGAATTTAAAAGCCTTTTAAAATTAATTAAGCGTAAATAGTGAGGAATTCTGTAAAGTTACTTGTTAGATGCAAGATTTATGGGGTACACTAAAAGACAGATTTTACAAGTATTTGGAGTTTTTCAATATGAGAACTGATTTTGAAACACTAAAAACTCTTGCGAGTTACACAATTGATAATCTTAAGGCCAAAGGGATGATCGAATTCGACATTGCTAACCGTGAAGCTTTAATTGATTCAATGGCCACTGAATATGGTGTTAGTTTTGCTACTGATGAAGATATTCGTGAGCAAGCTGTAGAAGAAGTGCAAGAGAAAATGGGAGATGATTATCTTCCTGAAGACATTACTGAAACTGAAATGTTCAACCACGCCAGAAAAGAAATTATTAAGTCTTTCAGTGGTGAGAATATTAGTGGACTTTACCTTGTAGAGTCTCTTAATCAGATTTCTAAAAGAATGAATGATTTCGTTTTGAGTAGCGATTTTATTGATGATGTTTTTGGAAGTGATGAAGAGCTTCAAGCTTTTCTCATTAGAAAGATTCGTCAATTCTCTTCTAAAAAGAATTA
It encodes the following:
- a CDS encoding DUF507 family protein; the protein is MQDLWGTLKDRFYKYLEFFNMRTDFETLKTLASYTIDNLKAKGMIEFDIANREALIDSMATEYGVSFATDEDIREQAVEEVQEKMGDDYLPEDITETEMFNHARKEIIKSFSGENISGLYLVESLNQISKRMNDFVLSSDFIDDVFGSDEELQAFLIRKIRQFSSKKN